The following are from one region of the Desulfonatronum thiosulfatophilum genome:
- the hcp gene encoding hydroxylamine reductase — protein MFCYQCEQTAKGEGCEKIGVCGKQPDVAALQDLLVHALQGLGIVAHEGRKVGVKRADADAFVCEALFSTLTNVDFDPERFKPLIEQAVKYREEVRSEVKAAGGAAEFDAPETNFEPAPSLDGMIRQGEEHGLLNDKETDTDKRSLKHTLLFGLKGISAYADHARILGQTDDSIYAFLHESMAALARTDLSLEDWLSLVLRCGEANLKTMEILDKANTGAYGDPVPTEVPLGPKKGKAILISGHDLKDLEDLLKQTEGKGINIYTHGEMLPTHGYPKLKAYPHFYGHYGTAWQNQHKEFSAFPGAILMTTNCLMRPQEKYRDNLFTTGLVGWPEIKHVKNGDFGPVVEKALEMPGFTEDVQDKTVMVGFGHNAVMSVADKVIDLVKSKKIRHFFLVAGCDGAKPGRNYYTEFVEKVPKDCVVMTLACGKFRFFDKDLGDIEGLPRLLDIGQCNDSYSAIQIAVALSKAFGVGVNELPLSMILSWYEQKAVAILLTLLYLGIQDIRLGPSLPAFTSPNVLQVLVDKFNIKPITTPDEDLKAILG, from the coding sequence ATGTTTTGTTACCAATGCGAACAGACTGCCAAGGGCGAAGGCTGCGAAAAAATAGGTGTTTGCGGAAAACAGCCGGATGTCGCGGCGCTCCAGGATCTGCTGGTCCACGCGCTGCAAGGCCTGGGAATCGTGGCCCATGAAGGGCGCAAGGTGGGCGTAAAGCGGGCGGACGCGGACGCCTTTGTCTGCGAGGCCCTGTTTTCCACCCTGACCAATGTAGATTTCGATCCGGAACGATTCAAGCCGTTGATCGAACAGGCCGTAAAATATCGCGAGGAGGTGCGGTCTGAAGTCAAGGCCGCGGGAGGAGCCGCCGAGTTCGACGCGCCGGAAACGAATTTCGAACCGGCTCCGTCCCTGGATGGCATGATCCGCCAGGGCGAGGAGCACGGTCTGCTCAACGACAAGGAAACCGACACTGACAAGCGCTCCCTGAAGCACACGCTGCTCTTCGGGTTGAAGGGCATTTCCGCCTATGCGGACCATGCCCGGATACTCGGGCAGACCGACGACTCCATCTATGCCTTTCTCCATGAGAGCATGGCCGCGCTGGCCCGCACGGATCTGTCCCTGGAGGACTGGCTGAGTCTGGTGCTGCGCTGCGGCGAAGCCAACCTGAAGACCATGGAGATCCTGGATAAGGCCAACACCGGCGCCTACGGCGATCCCGTGCCCACGGAAGTGCCCCTGGGCCCGAAGAAGGGCAAGGCCATCCTGATTTCCGGACATGACCTGAAGGATCTGGAAGACCTGCTCAAACAGACTGAGGGCAAGGGCATCAACATCTATACCCACGGCGAAATGCTGCCGACCCATGGCTATCCCAAGTTGAAGGCCTATCCGCATTTCTACGGCCATTACGGCACGGCGTGGCAGAATCAACACAAGGAGTTCAGCGCTTTTCCCGGCGCCATCCTGATGACCACGAACTGTCTGATGCGCCCCCAGGAAAAGTACAGGGACAATCTCTTCACCACCGGTCTGGTGGGGTGGCCAGAAATCAAGCACGTCAAGAACGGGGACTTCGGGCCGGTCGTCGAAAAGGCCCTGGAAATGCCGGGATTCACCGAGGACGTGCAGGACAAGACCGTGATGGTCGGCTTCGGGCACAATGCCGTAATGTCCGTGGCGGACAAGGTTATCGACCTGGTCAAGTCCAAAAAGATCCGCCACTTCTTCCTGGTGGCCGGATGCGACGGGGCCAAACCGGGCCGCAACTACTACACGGAATTCGTGGAAAAGGTGCCCAAGGACTGCGTGGTGATGACCCTTGCCTGCGGCAAGTTCCGCTTTTTTGACAAGGACCTGGGCGACATCGAAGGCCTGCCCCGGCTTCTGGACATCGGTCAGTGCAACGATTCCTACTCTGCAATCCAGATTGCCGTGGCCCTGTCCAAAGCGTTTGGCGTGGGGGTGAACGAACTGCCGCTGTCCATGATCCTGTCCTGGTACGAGCAAAAAGCCGTGGCCATCCTGCTCACGCTATTGTATCTGGGTATCCAGGACATCCGACTCGGTCCGTCATTGCCCGCCTTCACCTCGCCCAATGTCCTCCAGGTGCTGGTAGACAAGTTCAACATCAAGCCCATCACCACTCCGGATGAAGATCTGAAAGCCATTCTCGGATAG
- a CDS encoding universal stress protein, whose protein sequence is MNLKKILVAVDASENSTRAVDYVGAMIGSSPGFAIQLLYVERNPERDTFPDDAAWKKSCEQEEKKMREYLDQARDALQGHGVASKTVSTEYYVPTFNAVPSQTGFKSPLGVADHILRVIREGDFGTVVVGRRGMSKAEEFLFGSVSTKIVHNTKNCTVWVVE, encoded by the coding sequence ATGAACTTAAAAAAAATCCTTGTCGCCGTGGACGCATCTGAAAATTCGACCAGGGCCGTGGATTACGTCGGCGCCATGATCGGCAGTTCCCCCGGCTTTGCAATTCAACTGCTCTATGTGGAACGCAACCCAGAGCGCGATACGTTTCCGGATGACGCAGCATGGAAAAAATCCTGCGAGCAGGAGGAGAAGAAGATGCGTGAATATCTCGACCAAGCCAGGGACGCACTACAGGGGCACGGCGTCGCGTCGAAGACGGTTTCCACCGAGTACTACGTGCCGACCTTCAATGCCGTGCCGTCCCAGACCGGCTTCAAATCTCCCCTCGGCGTGGCGGACCACATCCTGCGCGTGATTCGGGAAGGTGATTTCGGAACCGTGGTGGTCGGCCGCAGAGGCATGTCCAAGGCTGAGGAGTTCCTGTTCGGCAGCGTATCCACCAAGATTGTCCACAATACGAAAAACTGCACGGTCTGGGTGGTGGAATAG
- a CDS encoding chemotaxis protein CheB produces the protein MGIHAGFSNQAGISPMQAAAQHHEATPAKDPSTGFPVMGIGASAGGLAALEAFFSGMPPGAEPGMAFVLVQHLAPDHSSVLADLLKQTIPMEVHEIRDGMQIRPNHVYVIPSGHDLALLGGTLHLLQPTMPPSQRMPIDFFFRSLARDQHEQAIGIVLSGTGSDGAQGVRDIKGEGGMVMVQDPTSAEFSGMPRAVIQTGLTDYVLPPDAMFPRLIAYASQALGKPHQSASGPSQQDSSLLQKILVLVRDESGHDFSQYHLAITYRRVLRRMAVHQIEFMDGYLKYLRRTPEEIRTLLRDLRIGVTSFFRDPDAFKALEQQVIPKLFAGKISGSNIRVWSVGCSTGEEAYSLAMLLSERRQNLQKNFKIQIFATDLDSEAIATARAGLYPVSIASDIGSKRLARFFTMDRETGAYRINQDIRDMVVFSEHDMIRDYPLSRLDLICCRYVLIYMNEDLQNKLIANLHYALVPNGFLFLCPTGTVKDIDDLFLTLDAKMKLYQHKQKHIAAHPSSPTVDSSGLIPSHEEKKWTAGLPLRELTEQALLQEVGLAAALVNGSGDILYLHGRTCLYLESPSGVSGVNNILNMARPGLRNDLRTALHRADAGGKTVHCPGLRVKSDGDVQPVNLTVRPVSTDFISGIKTDLSKKNGASLYLIILEPGRFFEQQPSLSRSDLEGVNAFETSTGYDQDNESEIWIAALQQQLLDKEEQLRVALIELRKANAELKSSNEEMYSVNQELSFSNEKLSSSKKELESVNVALQAKIAELSRANNDMNNLFAGTGVGTLFVDMDLRIVRFTPDITSVINLIEADIGRPVGHILSNLENYDDLVADTRIVINTLTAMDVEVLCTNGLWYLMHIRPYRTMENRVEGAVISFVNITHRKKIEEEKQKSEEHFKQMFLNAPMPYQSLDEEANFLDVNQAFMNMLGYSTEELIGESVERFLPPELVEGFRAEFAKLKITGEIHNVEFKMVRKDGAVILVSLSSKVQRDNEGRFVRTHCILQDITEKNRADRELKEALDQLSATLNALPDIMFEIDIEGRIIDYRTSNPELLFAPPEQFLFKTVHEVLPEEVVIIIDEAIAEAAADGTNKGAEYCLRTGDKSRWFELSIAVKGDPLAAMPRFIVLVRDITDRKHAEQELQAARDQLTATLNTLPDLLIEVDDNGLIHDYRAPVQELLYRPRTDFLSESMHDVLPINMSRVIEEALTEVKFEGLRKGIVFSLYLGEDLHFFEMSVAVKGDPHVANPHFIILARDITERRQAEEALQKSQMEFQTLAEKCPISIMRFDKYGQVTFVNEWHIRTFGQDKMDKSFFLGKYIHELPGLVKAGIGDAVRDLVQGQPLDMDEVFFPEFTGGHSGWVSVRGVPILQDDIPTGGILIREDVTERRRFEEEIIEYNAQLQKALAERDKFFSIIAHDLRSPFIGFLVFIKMLTERIENLCLEDIQRLSQDMQQSAENLYNLLENLLEWAIIQRGEARFMPQHHNLAKLVKHNIDLMHAPAYQKNVQLKYDIPKNLRVYVDQPMFNMILRNLLSNAVKFTKSGEMVLVTATKRDSMVVISVEDNGMGMDQTALSKLFMLDKVSSRKGTAGEKGTGLGLLLCKEFVQMHGGKIWAQSKHNEGSTFYFTLPAHKPDEAPDQQALPN, from the coding sequence ATGGGGATTCATGCAGGTTTCTCGAACCAGGCCGGGATTTCCCCCATGCAAGCTGCAGCGCAACATCACGAGGCGACACCTGCGAAAGACCCGTCGACCGGCTTTCCGGTGATGGGTATCGGCGCTTCCGCCGGAGGGCTGGCGGCTCTGGAGGCTTTCTTTTCCGGCATGCCGCCGGGTGCTGAACCGGGCATGGCCTTTGTCCTGGTGCAGCATCTGGCTCCGGACCACAGCAGCGTGCTCGCCGATCTGCTCAAGCAGACCATCCCTATGGAAGTTCACGAGATCAGGGATGGAATGCAGATTCGTCCCAACCACGTCTACGTCATTCCTTCGGGCCATGATCTGGCCTTGCTGGGCGGCACTCTCCACCTTCTCCAACCCACAATGCCGCCCAGCCAGCGGATGCCCATCGACTTCTTCTTCCGCTCCCTGGCCCGGGATCAACACGAACAGGCCATCGGCATCGTCCTTTCCGGCACAGGAAGCGACGGTGCGCAAGGCGTACGGGACATCAAGGGCGAAGGGGGCATGGTCATGGTCCAGGATCCCACTTCAGCTGAATTCAGCGGCATGCCCCGCGCCGTGATTCAAACGGGACTGACCGACTACGTCCTGCCGCCGGACGCGATGTTTCCCCGGCTCATCGCCTATGCCTCCCAAGCCCTGGGCAAGCCGCACCAATCCGCCTCCGGCCCATCGCAGCAGGATTCGAGCTTGCTGCAGAAAATCCTGGTCCTGGTGCGCGACGAAAGCGGCCATGATTTTTCCCAGTACCATCTTGCCATCACCTATCGCCGAGTTCTACGGCGCATGGCCGTCCATCAGATAGAGTTTATGGACGGGTATCTGAAATACCTTCGCCGTACGCCCGAAGAAATCCGGACTCTGCTGCGCGACCTGCGCATCGGCGTAACAAGTTTTTTCCGTGATCCCGACGCATTCAAGGCCCTTGAGCAGCAGGTCATCCCCAAGCTCTTTGCCGGAAAAATCTCCGGATCGAATATCCGGGTCTGGTCCGTGGGATGCTCCACCGGAGAGGAAGCCTACTCCCTGGCCATGCTCTTGAGCGAACGCCGGCAGAACTTGCAAAAAAACTTCAAGATCCAGATTTTCGCCACGGACCTGGACAGCGAGGCAATCGCCACGGCCCGGGCGGGTCTCTATCCGGTAAGCATTGCCTCGGATATCGGATCCAAACGGTTGGCCCGTTTTTTTACCATGGACAGGGAAACCGGCGCTTACCGGATCAACCAGGATATTCGGGACATGGTGGTCTTTTCCGAACATGACATGATCCGGGATTATCCGCTCTCCCGGCTCGATCTGATCTGTTGCCGCTATGTCCTGATCTACATGAACGAAGACCTGCAGAACAAACTCATTGCCAATCTCCATTACGCACTGGTTCCGAATGGTTTTCTTTTCCTGTGTCCCACCGGGACAGTGAAGGACATCGACGACCTTTTTCTGACTTTGGACGCCAAAATGAAACTGTATCAACACAAGCAGAAACACATCGCCGCGCATCCGTCGTCACCGACTGTAGACAGCTCGGGATTAATTCCAAGTCATGAGGAAAAGAAATGGACCGCGGGATTGCCGCTGCGGGAATTGACCGAGCAGGCGCTTCTGCAGGAGGTCGGCCTGGCAGCCGCGCTGGTCAACGGCTCGGGCGACATTCTCTATCTGCACGGTCGTACCTGCCTCTACCTGGAATCTCCTTCGGGCGTGTCCGGGGTGAACAACATCCTGAACATGGCCCGCCCCGGGTTGCGCAACGATTTGAGGACGGCGCTGCATCGGGCCGATGCGGGTGGAAAAACCGTGCATTGCCCTGGATTGCGCGTCAAATCCGACGGTGACGTGCAGCCGGTCAATCTGACGGTACGGCCCGTGTCCACGGATTTCATTTCCGGAATCAAGACCGATCTCTCGAAAAAAAACGGCGCCTCCTTGTACCTGATCATTCTGGAGCCGGGCCGGTTCTTCGAACAGCAACCGTCCTTATCGCGTTCTGACCTTGAAGGAGTGAATGCTTTCGAAACTTCGACCGGATACGACCAAGACAACGAGTCCGAGATCTGGATCGCCGCACTCCAGCAACAACTGCTGGACAAGGAAGAACAACTCCGGGTCGCCTTGATCGAACTGCGCAAAGCCAATGCGGAACTCAAATCCTCGAACGAGGAAATGTATTCCGTGAACCAGGAGTTGTCCTTCTCCAATGAGAAACTCAGCTCATCCAAGAAGGAACTGGAATCAGTCAATGTCGCGCTGCAGGCCAAAATCGCCGAACTGTCCCGCGCGAACAACGACATGAATAATTTGTTCGCCGGAACCGGGGTCGGAACCTTGTTCGTGGACATGGACCTGCGCATCGTCCGGTTCACTCCGGACATCACCAGCGTGATCAACCTGATCGAGGCCGACATCGGCCGACCCGTGGGCCACATTCTGTCCAACCTGGAAAACTATGACGACCTGGTGGCGGATACGCGCATCGTCATCAATACCTTGACCGCCATGGACGTGGAAGTGCTGTGCACGAACGGCTTATGGTACCTGATGCACATCCGGCCCTACCGGACCATGGAGAACAGGGTTGAAGGCGCGGTGATCTCCTTTGTGAACATCACCCACCGCAAGAAGATTGAAGAAGAGAAACAAAAAAGCGAAGAACATTTCAAGCAGATGTTCCTGAACGCTCCCATGCCGTATCAGTCTCTGGATGAAGAGGCGAATTTCCTGGACGTCAATCAGGCCTTCATGAACATGCTGGGCTATTCGACCGAGGAGTTGATCGGTGAGAGTGTGGAAAGATTCCTGCCGCCGGAGCTTGTCGAGGGCTTTCGCGCGGAATTTGCCAAGTTGAAAATAACCGGCGAGATCCACAACGTTGAATTCAAGATGGTCAGAAAGGACGGGGCGGTCATCCTCGTGTCCCTCAGCAGCAAGGTCCAGCGCGACAATGAAGGCCGGTTCGTGCGAACCCACTGCATCCTGCAGGACATCACGGAGAAGAATCGCGCAGACAGGGAACTCAAGGAAGCGCTGGACCAGTTGTCGGCCACCCTCAACGCCCTGCCGGACATCATGTTCGAGATCGACATCGAAGGCCGCATCATCGACTACCGGACGTCAAATCCGGAACTGCTCTTTGCTCCGCCGGAGCAGTTTCTGTTCAAAACCGTTCACGAGGTGCTCCCGGAAGAGGTGGTGATCATCATTGACGAAGCAATCGCCGAAGCTGCTGCCGACGGCACTAACAAGGGTGCTGAGTACTGCCTGAGGACCGGCGACAAATCGCGCTGGTTCGAGCTGTCCATCGCCGTGAAGGGCGACCCCCTGGCCGCAATGCCCCGGTTCATCGTCTTGGTCCGGGATATCACCGACCGCAAGCACGCCGAGCAGGAACTGCAGGCAGCCCGCGACCAGCTCACCGCAACCTTGAACACCTTGCCGGACCTCCTGATCGAGGTCGACGACAACGGTCTGATCCATGATTATCGCGCTCCGGTCCAGGAACTGCTCTACCGTCCCCGCACGGATTTTCTCTCTGAGAGCATGCACGATGTCCTGCCCATCAACATGAGCCGGGTGATCGAGGAAGCCTTAACCGAAGTCAAGTTCGAAGGATTGCGTAAAGGAATTGTCTTTTCACTCTATCTTGGAGAAGATCTGCATTTCTTTGAAATGTCCGTGGCCGTCAAAGGAGACCCTCATGTAGCCAATCCTCATTTCATCATCCTGGCCCGGGACATCACCGAACGACGCCAGGCCGAAGAGGCGCTGCAAAAAAGCCAAATGGAGTTCCAGACCCTTGCGGAAAAATGTCCAATATCCATCATGCGCTTCGACAAGTATGGCCAAGTTACATTCGTCAACGAATGGCATATCAGAACGTTTGGGCAAGACAAGATGGACAAGAGTTTTTTCCTGGGAAAATACATCCATGAGCTGCCCGGACTGGTCAAGGCGGGAATCGGCGACGCCGTCAGAGATCTTGTTCAAGGCCAACCGCTCGACATGGACGAGGTGTTTTTTCCCGAGTTCACCGGCGGTCATTCCGGCTGGGTCAGCGTCCGGGGCGTTCCGATACTCCAGGACGACATCCCCACCGGAGGCATCCTGATCCGGGAGGACGTCACCGAGCGCAGAAGGTTCGAGGAAGAGATCATTGAATACAATGCCCAACTTCAGAAGGCCCTGGCGGAACGGGACAAGTTCTTTTCCATCATCGCCCACGACCTGAGATCGCCGTTCATCGGCTTCCTGGTCTTCATCAAGATGCTGACCGAGCGGATCGAGAATCTCTGCCTGGAGGACATCCAGAGACTGTCCCAAGACATGCAGCAGTCCGCGGAGAACTTGTACAATCTTCTGGAAAACCTCCTCGAATGGGCCATCATCCAACGCGGAGAAGCCAGATTCATGCCGCAACACCACAACCTGGCGAAACTGGTCAAACATAACATCGACCTGATGCATGCTCCAGCATACCAGAAGAATGTTCAACTCAAGTACGACATTCCAAAGAACCTGAGGGTGTATGTGGACCAGCCTATGTTTAACATGATCCTGCGCAATCTGCTCTCCAACGCCGTCAAGTTCACCAAGAGCGGGGAAATGGTGTTGGTGACCGCCACAAAACGAGACTCCATGGTTGTGATCTCGGTGGAAGACAACGGCATGGGCATGGACCAGACCGCGCTGTCCAAGCTGTTCATGCTGGACAAGGTTTCTTCTCGCAAGGGCACGGCCGGGGAAAAGGGAACCGGGCTGGGGCTTTTGCTATGCAAGGAGTTCGTCCAGATGCATGGCGGAAAGATCTGGGCCCAAAGCAAGCACAACGAAGGCTCAACATTCTATTTCACTCTGCCGGCCCACAAGCCGGATGAAGCACCAGATCAGCAAGCACTACCAAACTAA
- a CDS encoding sensory rhodopsin transducer, which yields MGRTTWMISAGHIPLRSTGREPENTSRDELCFLNAGYREAQVEVTLFYADREPVGPYRLEIPPRRIRRVRVNNLINPEAPPLDTDYGAVIESNVPIVVQFERTDTSDAKPAMPAIMGFAT from the coding sequence ATGGGACGGACTACCTGGATGATCTCGGCGGGGCATATTCCGTTGCGCAGCACCGGCCGGGAGCCGGAAAACACCAGCAGGGACGAGTTGTGTTTCCTCAATGCCGGGTACCGGGAGGCGCAGGTGGAGGTGACCCTGTTCTATGCCGATCGCGAACCGGTGGGGCCGTACAGGCTGGAAATTCCGCCGCGCCGGATTCGGCGGGTGCGCGTCAACAACCTGATCAATCCCGAAGCTCCGCCGCTGGATACGGATTACGGGGCGGTGATCGAATCCAATGTTCCCATCGTGGTCCAGTTCGAGCGGACGGATACCAGCGACGCAAAACCGGCCATGCCCGCAATTATGGGATTTGCGACATGA
- a CDS encoding heavy metal translocating P-type ATPase — MTAPKQRHHHPSSDRNHSSRSKHAEDHGNHGEHKKQDNGGHGDDHSGHDKHAGHSVEMFRTKFLVCLVLSIPALIWEPMLMDWFGYTAPRFPGSDLIPAIFGTLVFIYGGLVFLKGAVRELADRLPGMMTLISLAITVAFVYSVAVTLGFDGHALWWELATLVTIMLLGHWIEMRSITQAQGSLKELAKLLPDKAERILEGDRTEEVPVDQLQEGDLVLIRPGANIPADGIVEDGKSSVNEAMVTGESRPVKKHQGDKVTAGTINGDGSLRVKVEGVGDETALAGIMRMVEQAQGSRSRAQTLADRAAFYLTLVAIGAGGVTFIAWLVFGATLDFTITRMVTVLVIACPHALGLAVPLVIAISTTVGARNGLLVRDRRGLEEARKLDVVVFDKTGTLTMGEHRVVNSAVLSDIEANEALRLAAAVEHDAEHPIAKALLGSAREKELDIPQSRDFQSIPGHGVQAVVDGQTMKVGGPALLRELKISPPDQIRDSAERFENDGQAVVYLVRDNQVVAVFALADAIRPESRDAVQHLHQLKIEVAMLTGDSRAVADSVARELGIDTVFAEVLPEDKAKKIQELQHDGRRVAMVGDGVNDAPALATADIGIAIGAGTDVAVEAGDVVLVRSDPRDVSRIVKLSRATNRKMIQNLWWAAGYNIAAIPLAAGVLAWAGIILAPATGAILMSASTVIVAVNAQLLRRVGF, encoded by the coding sequence ATGACAGCACCAAAACAGCGTCATCACCACCCATCCAGTGACCGGAATCATTCCAGTCGATCAAAACACGCCGAAGATCACGGCAATCACGGCGAACACAAGAAGCAGGACAACGGCGGGCATGGCGACGATCATTCCGGCCACGACAAGCACGCCGGCCACAGCGTAGAAATGTTCCGCACAAAATTCCTGGTCTGCCTGGTGCTCAGCATTCCGGCGCTGATCTGGGAACCGATGCTCATGGACTGGTTCGGATACACCGCTCCGCGGTTCCCCGGTTCCGACCTGATTCCAGCGATCTTCGGGACCCTTGTTTTTATTTATGGAGGTTTGGTCTTTTTGAAAGGGGCGGTGCGCGAACTGGCGGATCGCCTGCCGGGCATGATGACCCTGATCTCTTTGGCCATCACCGTGGCCTTTGTCTACAGCGTTGCCGTGACCCTGGGCTTTGACGGTCATGCCCTGTGGTGGGAACTGGCGACGCTGGTCACGATCATGCTGCTGGGCCACTGGATCGAAATGCGTTCCATAACCCAGGCTCAGGGATCGTTGAAGGAACTGGCCAAACTTCTGCCGGACAAGGCGGAACGAATTCTGGAAGGGGACCGGACCGAAGAGGTCCCGGTGGACCAACTGCAGGAAGGAGATCTGGTGCTGATCCGACCCGGTGCGAACATCCCCGCGGACGGAATCGTGGAGGACGGGAAGAGCTCAGTAAATGAAGCCATGGTCACCGGGGAGTCCCGCCCCGTGAAAAAACACCAGGGCGACAAAGTCACAGCCGGAACGATCAATGGGGACGGCTCGTTGCGCGTGAAAGTGGAAGGCGTCGGCGACGAGACCGCCCTGGCCGGAATCATGAGGATGGTGGAGCAGGCCCAGGGTTCGCGCTCCCGTGCCCAGACTCTGGCTGACCGGGCTGCGTTCTATCTGACCCTGGTGGCTATCGGAGCAGGGGGAGTGACGTTCATCGCCTGGCTTGTCTTCGGTGCCACGCTGGACTTCACTATCACCCGCATGGTGACCGTGCTGGTTATTGCCTGCCCGCATGCCCTGGGGCTGGCGGTACCTTTGGTAATTGCCATTTCGACGACCGTGGGCGCGCGAAACGGCTTGCTTGTCCGCGACAGACGCGGACTGGAGGAAGCGCGGAAGCTTGATGTCGTGGTTTTCGACAAGACCGGCACCCTGACCATGGGAGAGCATCGGGTCGTGAACAGCGCGGTCCTGTCCGATATTGAAGCAAATGAGGCCCTACGCCTGGCCGCCGCGGTGGAGCACGACGCAGAGCATCCGATTGCAAAAGCTCTGCTCGGCAGCGCCCGGGAGAAGGAACTCGACATCCCGCAATCGCGGGACTTCCAATCCATCCCCGGACACGGGGTGCAGGCCGTGGTTGACGGGCAAACGATGAAGGTCGGCGGCCCGGCGCTGCTGCGGGAACTCAAAATCAGTCCACCTGACCAGATTCGTGATTCCGCCGAACGCTTTGAAAATGACGGCCAGGCCGTGGTTTATCTGGTCAGGGACAACCAGGTCGTAGCCGTGTTCGCCCTGGCCGACGCGATCCGTCCGGAGTCCCGTGACGCGGTGCAGCATCTCCATCAACTCAAGATCGAGGTGGCCATGCTGACGGGAGATTCCCGGGCCGTGGCCGACAGCGTGGCGCGGGAGCTGGGCATTGATACGGTGTTTGCCGAAGTGCTGCCCGAGGATAAGGCCAAGAAAATTCAGGAACTGCAACACGACGGCAGGCGGGTGGCCATGGTCGGAGACGGGGTGAACGACGCACCGGCGCTGGCCACGGCGGATATCGGCATTGCCATCGGCGCGGGAACGGATGTGGCCGTGGAGGCCGGTGACGTGGTTTTGGTGCGTAGCGATCCTCGGGACGTCTCGCGGATCGTGAAGCTGAGCAGGGCCACCAATCGCAAAATGATCCAGAACCTGTGGTGGGCGGCGGGGTACAATATCGCGGCCATCCCCCTGGCCGCCGGGGTCTTGGCCTGGGCCGGCATCATCCTTGCCCCGGCCACGGGCGCGATCCTGATGTCCGCGAGCACGGTGATTGTGGCTGTGAATGCGCAATTGTTGCGGCGGGTTGGATTTTAG
- a CDS encoding Nramp family divalent metal transporter, translating into MNQEADYTSQEQRRAFVAPVPTKWDRLKWYGPGFVWMVSSVGSGSILFTPRVGSRYGYDLLWAALIVTFLTWVIIREIGRYTVVSGRTILEGYEGMKGPRGWAVWLIFVPGIISGIVVVSGIAALVGSALVIVLPLNQAVTSVGIIIVSAALVISGHYKKLELVTTVMAVIMIISVFLTAIAVFPGWEAYGRGLVPTAVPDFDLYFILPWFGFLLAGAAGMMWFSYWVAARGYGGEVIEGDATLPPESPAVRSDADARLRRWLVIMSTTAAIGVLGATMVNFSFLTLGAELLRPQGVIPEGIRVAEDLARLLGEVWGGPGQYLLVAGIFVALWGSILSNQDGWGRMYADATFMLLPRTMQRFERGTSRAKLRRRLMNLYIIIILTVIPIIVFLLLRNPVAILSVAGIITAAHLPIMVSLTLYLNLSRLPRHHGPGIFFIIATGFAIVFYAFFSILFFYNLLFA; encoded by the coding sequence ATGAATCAGGAAGCGGACTACACGAGCCAGGAGCAGCGCAGGGCATTCGTTGCGCCCGTGCCCACGAAGTGGGACCGGCTGAAATGGTACGGTCCCGGATTTGTCTGGATGGTCTCTTCGGTGGGTTCCGGTTCGATCCTGTTCACGCCCAGGGTCGGCTCCCGGTACGGCTACGACCTGCTCTGGGCAGCGCTCATCGTGACGTTTCTGACCTGGGTGATCATTCGGGAGATAGGACGCTACACCGTGGTTTCCGGCCGCACGATCCTGGAGGGGTACGAGGGGATGAAGGGCCCCAGGGGGTGGGCCGTATGGCTGATCTTCGTGCCCGGCATCATCAGCGGGATCGTGGTGGTATCCGGCATCGCGGCCCTTGTGGGAAGCGCGCTGGTGATCGTGCTGCCCCTGAATCAGGCCGTCACTTCGGTGGGCATCATCATTGTTTCCGCGGCGCTGGTGATCAGCGGCCACTACAAGAAGCTGGAGCTGGTTACCACAGTCATGGCGGTGATCATGATTATTTCCGTGTTTCTGACCGCGATCGCCGTCTTTCCGGGGTGGGAAGCCTACGGCAGGGGCCTGGTTCCCACGGCGGTTCCGGATTTCGACCTCTACTTCATTCTGCCCTGGTTCGGCTTCCTCCTGGCCGGCGCCGCGGGCATGATGTGGTTCTCCTACTGGGTCGCGGCCCGAGGTTACGGCGGGGAGGTCATCGAAGGAGACGCCACCTTGCCTCCGGAATCCCCGGCTGTACGCAGCGATGCGGACGCGCGGCTGCGCCGCTGGCTGGTCATCATGTCCACCACGGCGGCCATCGGCGTGCTCGGCGCCACCATGGTCAACTTTTCTTTCCTCACCCTGGGTGCGGAGCTGCTCCGCCCCCAGGGCGTCATTCCAGAAGGCATCCGGGTGGCCGAGGATCTGGCCAGGCTGCTGGGCGAGGTCTGGGGCGGGCCAGGACAATACCTGCTGGTAGCGGGCATTTTCGTAGCCTTGTGGGGATCAATTCTTTCCAATCAGGACGGCTGGGGCAGGATGTACGCGGACGCAACATTCATGCTGCTGCCGCGGACCATGCAACGGTTCGAGAGGGGCACTTCCCGAGCCAAATTGCGTCGGCGGCTGATGAACCTGTACATCATTATAATTCTGACTGTAATTCCGATCATCGTCTTCCTGCTGCTGCGCAACCCCGTTGCCATCCTGTCCGTGGCAGGAATCATCACCGCGGCCCATCTGCCGATCATGGTTTCACTGACGCTCTACCTGAACCTGAGCCGTCTTCCGCGCCATCACGGTCCCGGCATCTTTTTCATCATCGCAACCGGATTTGCGATCGTCTTCTACGCATTTTTCTCGATCCTGTTTTTTTATAACCTGCTGTTTGCCTGA